CGCAGATAGTGCAACCCCTCCTCGGTCTCGATGGGCCCGAGGTACGTCTTGAGCATCATGTTGAACTCGCGTGGCTCGGTCCACTGGCCGGGTTCGCCGGTTTCCGGGTCGCGAATGTCGGCCAGCCCGTTGGGCGGCGGGTGCCCGTGTTTGGCTTCGTAGGCCTCGATGAGATGGTCGGCCCGGTATCGCTTATGGGTGATCAACGACTCGACCAGCGGGTCGTGGAACACATCGATGTGACCGGAAGCCACCCACACCTCACGCGGCAGGATGATCGACGAATCGATGCCGACAACGTCGTCGCGGCCGGTGATCACCGATCGCCACCACTGGCGCTTAATGTTCTCCTTGAGCTCCACGCCCAGCGGCCCGTAGTCCCACGCCGATTTTGTGCCGCCGTAGATCTCGCCTGAGGGATAGACGAAGCCTCGCCGTTTGGCCAGGTTGACTACGGTATCAATGACGGACGCCACGTGGTGGTGCACTCCCTTCGAGGGATCGGGCAGACGCGTGCGGTGCTGAATCACTGCGCGCAAAACATCAGCCATGGTAGCGATCGGGGCCTGGGTCTCCTATTGCCTTTGACATGCATCATCATGCATGTGACAGTGGAGGTGACCGGTAGATCATTCCCAGTACGGCAATTCTCGAGGTGAAGACTTCAATATGGTGACCTCCCCCCCGACGCCGACCGCCGCTCACCTGGATGTGGGTAGCGATCTCGTTGGCGGTCACGAGCATGCCGCGGACGGTGCCGCCGAACGCCCAGCGTTCCCCGCACCACCGCCGCGGGAGATCCTCGACGCCGCCGGGGAGTTGTTGCGCGCGCTGGCCGCACCAGTGCGGATAGCGATCGTGCTGCAACTGCGCGAATCTCAACGCTGCGTACACGAACTGGTCGACGCACTCGGCGTGCCCCAGCCGCTGGTCAGCCAGCATCTGAAGATCCTTAAGGCGGCGGGCGTGGTCGCCGGGGAACGATCGGGCCGAGAGGTGCTGTACCGGCTTGCCGACCATCACCTCGCGCACATCGTCGTCGACGCGGTCGCGCACGCCGGCGAGGACGCGCCGTAGCCCGAGCGCGCGACGCTGGTGACAACAGCCGGCGACGATGCACGAACGAAGTGACGAGGAGGACCAGCGCCTGTGACCCGAGCTAGTGGCCGCGCTACCCGCCAACGGGCAGCCATCTCGACCCTGCTCGAGACGCTCGACGACTTTCGCTCGGCCCAGGAACTACACGACGAACTGCGCCGCCGGGGCGAGAACATTGGCCTGACCACCGTCTACCGCACGCTGCAGTCGATGGCAGGCGCAGGATTGGTCGACACGCTGCGCACCGATACCGGTGAATCGGTCTACCGCAGATGCTCGGAGCACCATCACCACCATCTGGTGTGCCGCAGCTGCGGTTCCACCATCGAAGTGGGCGATCACGAGGTCGAGGTGTGGGCGGCGGAAGTGGCCGCCAAACATGGATTCTCCGACGTCAGCCACACGATCGAGATCTTCGGCACCTGCTCCGATTGCCGGTCCTAACCAACGAGCGCGCTGCGTACCTTGGCGCCCGTCTCTAGCACCAGAAGGATCAACGTGCGCAGCGCGTCGTCGGTCAAGCCGGCGCCGGGAAAGTTGTATCGCAGGATCACATCCGCGGTCTTGGGTGCGGTTTTGGGTCCACCCTTGCCGGAGTTGGGCTGCACAGCATTCGCGTCCACCTTTTCCAGCAGGGTCACTGAGCCGAAGTTGGTGTCGCGTGCCTGCTTGGCCACCTGATCGGTAACCTTCTTGGTCAGCGGCAGA
The nucleotide sequence above comes from Mycobacterium decipiens. Encoded proteins:
- a CDS encoding ArsR/SmtB family transcription factor; translated protein: MVTSPPTPTAAHLDVGSDLVGGHEHAADGAAERPAFPAPPPREILDAAGELLRALAAPVRIAIVLQLRESQRCVHELVDALGVPQPLVSQHLKILKAAGVVAGERSGREVLYRLADHHLAHIVVDAVAHAGEDAP
- a CDS encoding Fur family transcriptional regulator; translation: MTRASGRATRQRAAISTLLETLDDFRSAQELHDELRRRGENIGLTTVYRTLQSMAGAGLVDTLRTDTGESVYRRCSEHHHHHLVCRSCGSTIEVGDHEVEVWAAEVAAKHGFSDVSHTIEIFGTCSDCRS